The Streptomyces europaeiscabiei genome window below encodes:
- a CDS encoding TVP38/TMEM64 family protein codes for MLDATTRSGGTATVIPRTAATELAVATPVAVPAVALGRVARWSRVLLSPWARFSLLVALLLGAVSTVLLFEPQRLLADGWPPQLSGAAAVVMFAVAYGLCTVAFVPRPILNIAAGALFGSQLGLASALAGTVLGAGIAFGLGRMLGQDALRPLLRHRWLKSADGQLSRHGFRSMLAARLFPGVPFWAANYCASVSRMGYLPFLLATALGSIPNTAAYAVAGARASSPTSPAFLIAMACIAIPALVGAALAWRKRHHLRAR; via the coding sequence ATGCTCGATGCCACCACCCGCTCTGGGGGCACCGCCACGGTCATTCCCCGGACCGCCGCCACGGAGCTCGCCGTCGCCACACCTGTCGCCGTCCCAGCCGTGGCTCTGGGGCGCGTCGCCCGCTGGAGCAGAGTGCTGCTCTCGCCGTGGGCGCGGTTCTCGCTGCTCGTGGCACTGCTCCTGGGCGCCGTGTCGACCGTGCTGCTGTTCGAGCCGCAGCGGCTGCTGGCCGACGGCTGGCCGCCCCAGCTGAGCGGCGCGGCGGCGGTCGTGATGTTCGCGGTGGCGTACGGGCTGTGCACGGTCGCCTTCGTGCCCCGGCCGATCCTCAACATCGCGGCGGGCGCCCTCTTCGGCTCCCAGCTGGGTCTGGCCTCGGCGCTCGCGGGCACGGTTCTCGGGGCCGGCATCGCCTTCGGCCTGGGCCGGATGCTCGGACAGGACGCCCTGCGCCCTCTTCTCCGCCACCGCTGGCTGAAGTCGGCGGACGGCCAGCTCAGCCGCCACGGCTTCCGCTCGATGCTGGCGGCCCGGCTGTTCCCGGGAGTGCCCTTCTGGGCGGCCAACTACTGCGCGTCCGTCTCCCGCATGGGCTACCTCCCCTTCCTCCTCGCCACCGCCCTCGGCTCGATCCCGAACACCGCCGCGTACGCGGTGGCCGGCGCCCGAGCCTCGTCCCCGACCTCCCCGGCCTTCCTGATCGCCATGGCCTGCATCGCGATCCCGGCCCTGGTCGGCGCGGCCCTGGCCTGGCGCAAGCGCCACCACTTGCGGGCCCGCTGA
- a CDS encoding winged helix-turn-helix transcriptional regulator has product MPASGAPRPCSIADALALVGEKYSLLVLREVCLGNGRFEQLVRNIGAPRDVLATRLRRLVDAGILHKHVYSERPQRFEYRPTQAGLELEPVLMTLMAWGDRHLRKGNDRPMVVEHSCGHELVPVVTCTACAGEVRHEDLMAHPQSPGWSVTGPTAT; this is encoded by the coding sequence ATGCCCGCCTCCGGCGCTCCGCGCCCCTGTTCCATCGCCGACGCCCTGGCTCTCGTCGGCGAGAAGTACTCCCTGCTGGTCCTGCGCGAGGTCTGCCTCGGCAACGGCCGCTTCGAGCAACTGGTCCGCAACATCGGGGCCCCGCGTGACGTGCTGGCGACCCGCCTCAGGCGCCTGGTCGACGCGGGCATCCTGCACAAACACGTCTACAGCGAACGCCCGCAGCGCTTCGAGTACCGGCCGACGCAGGCGGGTCTCGAACTGGAGCCGGTCCTGATGACGCTCATGGCGTGGGGCGACCGCCATCTCCGGAAGGGCAACGACCGCCCCATGGTGGTCGAGCACTCCTGCGGCCACGAACTGGTTCCCGTGGTCACCTGCACGGCCTGCGCCGGCGAGGTGCGCCACGAGGACCTCATGGCGCACCCGCAGTCCCCCGGCTGGTCGGTGACCGGGCCGACGGCGACGTGA
- a CDS encoding cupin domain-containing protein has translation MVSGYEGLPGGVAVSHLSVYGWPAADGVCGGTPHMHLTCSEAYVVTGGRGAVQTLTTSGYEVTPLAPGTVAWFTPGTIHRLVNEDDLRITVLMQNNGLPEAGDAVLTLPPEYLTDPQTYAAATRIPVDAPEEEQERVARTRRDLAMEGYRALRDASGPEPLAAFHRAAAALVRPRLAEWRARWERGARAAATVTGEQLERLERGDLSHLADAVVRAEEPSAYGKFGMCGRLDVYKGD, from the coding sequence GTGGTGAGCGGATACGAGGGACTGCCGGGCGGGGTCGCCGTCTCGCACCTGTCCGTGTACGGCTGGCCCGCCGCGGACGGGGTCTGCGGCGGAACTCCCCATATGCACCTGACCTGTTCGGAGGCGTACGTCGTCACCGGCGGACGCGGCGCGGTGCAGACGCTGACGACCTCCGGGTACGAGGTCACCCCACTGGCGCCCGGCACGGTCGCCTGGTTCACACCCGGCACCATCCACCGGCTGGTCAACGAGGACGATCTGCGCATCACCGTCCTCATGCAGAACAACGGGCTGCCGGAGGCGGGCGACGCCGTTCTCACCCTGCCCCCGGAGTACCTCACCGACCCGCAGACGTACGCCGCCGCCACCCGCATCCCGGTGGACGCGCCGGAGGAGGAGCAGGAGCGCGTCGCCCGGACCCGGCGCGACCTGGCCATGGAGGGCTACCGGGCGCTGCGCGACGCCTCCGGCCCCGAGCCGCTCGCCGCGTTCCACCGGGCCGCCGCCGCGCTCGTACGGCCCCGGCTCGCGGAGTGGCGGGCGCGCTGGGAGCGGGGTGCGCGGGCCGCTGCCACGGTGACCGGGGAGCAGTTGGAGCGGCTGGAGCGGGGGGACCTGTCGCACCTGGCCGACGCGGTTGTGCGGGCCGAGGAGCCCTCCGCGTACGGGAAGTTCGGGATGTGCGGGCGGTTGGACGTCTACAAGGGGGACTGA
- a CDS encoding DUF6807 domain-containing protein, which translates to MTFHDGLRVVHAHGDRITVTEPTTGVELLSYVYRPEAAWEAPKPYLHPIRTLAGDVVTDFRPNDHRWHKGLQLTASHLSGQNLWGGNSYVHGEGYLPIQERVGSMAHVGFDVVDSDGETVVIAERLTWHPYTGELWADEERRIEIHDVDTESGSWALTWTSAITNRRDEPLLFGSPTTAGREMAGYTGLFWRGPRAFRDGRIIGPDSEGPELMGGQAPWLAYSGEHDGTDGHATLVFSHAPENDHAGDRGAHPAHWFVRNEPFAAVAPSWAFFEELELAPGDTLTRRYRVVVADGAWEREEIAKYLEAHPW; encoded by the coding sequence ATGACCTTCCACGACGGGCTGCGCGTGGTCCACGCCCACGGCGACCGGATCACGGTCACCGAACCCACCACCGGCGTAGAGCTGTTGAGCTACGTCTACCGGCCGGAGGCGGCCTGGGAGGCGCCGAAGCCGTATCTGCACCCGATCCGGACGCTGGCGGGGGACGTCGTCACCGACTTCCGGCCCAACGACCACCGCTGGCACAAGGGCCTGCAGCTGACGGCCTCACACCTGTCGGGCCAGAACCTGTGGGGCGGCAACTCGTATGTGCACGGCGAGGGTTATCTGCCGATCCAGGAGCGGGTCGGTTCGATGGCACACGTCGGTTTCGACGTCGTCGACTCGGACGGCGAGACGGTCGTGATCGCCGAGCGGCTGACCTGGCACCCGTACACCGGGGAGCTGTGGGCGGACGAGGAGCGCCGGATCGAGATCCACGACGTCGACACGGAGTCGGGCTCGTGGGCACTGACCTGGACGAGCGCGATCACCAACCGCCGTGACGAGCCGCTGCTGTTCGGCAGCCCCACCACCGCCGGACGCGAGATGGCCGGTTACACGGGCCTGTTCTGGCGCGGTCCGCGTGCCTTCCGGGACGGGCGGATCATCGGGCCCGACTCCGAGGGGCCCGAGCTGATGGGCGGGCAGGCGCCCTGGCTGGCCTACTCGGGCGAGCACGACGGCACCGACGGACACGCCACGCTCGTCTTCTCGCACGCGCCCGAGAACGACCACGCCGGAGACCGGGGCGCACACCCCGCCCACTGGTTCGTCCGCAACGAGCCCTTCGCCGCCGTCGCTCCCTCCTGGGCCTTCTTCGAGGAACTGGAACTGGCTCCCGGCGACACGCTCACCCGTCGCTACCGGGTCGTCGTGGCGGACGGAGCCTGGGAGCGGGAGGAGATCGCCAAGTACCTGGAGGCGCACCCGTGGTGA
- a CDS encoding Gfo/Idh/MocA family protein codes for MPTPSNDPSPTPDQLPNRPPAPLAGRRVRAAIIGIGAIGGGSHLPALARLAEEGETEVVAAVDIDADAVAKFCAEHGIPHGYTDLDRMLAEQRPDLVSICTPPTLHRDQTIAALRAGAWVWCEKPPVPTLADFDAVEAEEGTETSGPYASIVFQHRFGSGSQHVRKLLAEQSLGRPLVAHCQTTWYRDTAYYAVPWRGRWATEGGGPAMGHGIHQMDLLLDLLGPWSEVRAMAGRLVHDVETEDVSTALVRFESGALATVVNSVLSPDEVSRIRIDCERATVELTHLYGHSNANWSVIPAPGTPDADAAAWKDFGEDVPSSHLAQLRELVASMRAGERPRSSGADGRTSLELIAALYKSAFMDVTVRRGEIGPGDPYYTAMHGGAPGWAPGTAQVSADASSVGTSEEITA; via the coding sequence ATGCCCACACCCAGCAACGACCCGAGCCCGACTCCGGACCAACTGCCGAACCGCCCCCCGGCCCCGCTCGCCGGCCGTCGTGTCCGTGCCGCGATCATCGGTATCGGCGCCATCGGCGGCGGCTCGCACCTGCCCGCGCTCGCGCGGCTCGCCGAGGAGGGCGAGACCGAGGTCGTCGCGGCCGTCGACATCGATGCCGACGCGGTGGCGAAGTTCTGCGCGGAGCACGGCATCCCGCACGGCTACACCGATCTGGACCGCATGCTCGCGGAGCAGCGGCCCGACCTGGTCAGCATCTGCACCCCGCCGACCCTGCACCGCGACCAGACGATCGCCGCACTACGGGCCGGCGCCTGGGTGTGGTGCGAGAAGCCGCCGGTGCCGACGCTGGCCGACTTCGACGCCGTCGAGGCGGAGGAGGGCACGGAGACCTCGGGGCCGTACGCCTCGATCGTCTTCCAGCACCGCTTCGGGTCGGGTTCGCAGCACGTACGGAAGCTGCTCGCCGAGCAGAGCCTCGGTCGCCCGCTCGTCGCGCACTGCCAGACCACCTGGTACCGGGACACCGCCTACTACGCCGTCCCCTGGCGCGGACGCTGGGCCACCGAGGGCGGAGGGCCCGCCATGGGGCACGGCATCCACCAGATGGATCTGCTGCTGGATCTGCTCGGCCCGTGGAGCGAGGTCCGGGCGATGGCCGGGCGGCTGGTCCACGACGTGGAGACCGAGGACGTCTCGACGGCCCTCGTCCGCTTCGAGAGCGGCGCCCTGGCCACCGTCGTCAACAGCGTCCTCAGCCCCGACGAGGTCAGCCGCATCCGCATCGACTGCGAGCGCGCCACCGTCGAACTGACCCATCTGTACGGCCACTCCAACGCCAACTGGTCCGTCATCCCCGCCCCGGGCACCCCGGACGCGGACGCGGCGGCCTGGAAGGACTTCGGCGAGGACGTGCCCAGCTCGCACCTGGCCCAGTTGCGCGAGCTGGTCGCCAGCATGCGCGCGGGTGAGCGTCCGCGCAGCAGCGGCGCCGACGGGCGGACGAGCCTGGAGCTGATCGCCGCCCTGTACAAGTCGGCGTTCATGGACGTGACCGTACGGCGCGGTGAGATCGGGCCCGGAGACCCCTACTACACGGCCATGCACGGAGGTGCCCCCGGGTGGGCGCCCGGAACCGCCCAGGTGTCCGCCGACGCGAGCTCCGTCGGCACGAGTGAGGAGATCACCGCATGA
- a CDS encoding undecaprenyl-diphosphate phosphatase has translation MSWFESLILGLVQGLTEFLPVSSSAHLRLTAAFSGWEDPGAAFTAITQIGTEAAVLIYFRKDIATIISAWSRSLFNKEMRGNHDAQMGWLVIVGSIPIGVLGVTLKDQIEGPFRDLRLTATMLIVMGIVLGVADRLAARDETGGKHRAAKERKSLEQLSVKDGLIFGLCQAMALIPGVSRSGATISGGLLMGYKREAAARYSFLLAIPAVIASGGYELKDAMEGGHVTWGPTIFATVIAFFVGYAVIAWFMKFISTKSFMPFVWYRIALGIVIIVLVSMGVLSPHAAESSG, from the coding sequence ATGTCTTGGTTTGAATCCCTCATCCTCGGACTCGTCCAGGGGCTGACCGAATTCCTCCCCGTCTCCTCCAGCGCGCACCTGCGCCTGACGGCGGCCTTCTCCGGCTGGGAGGATCCGGGAGCGGCCTTCACGGCGATCACCCAGATCGGCACCGAGGCCGCCGTGCTGATCTACTTCCGCAAGGACATCGCCACCATCATCTCGGCGTGGTCGCGCTCGCTGTTCAACAAGGAGATGCGCGGCAACCACGACGCCCAGATGGGCTGGCTGGTGATCGTCGGCTCCATCCCGATCGGTGTCCTCGGCGTGACGCTCAAGGACCAGATCGAGGGCCCCTTCCGTGATCTGCGCCTCACGGCGACGATGCTGATCGTCATGGGCATCGTCCTGGGCGTGGCGGACCGCCTGGCCGCGCGCGACGAGACGGGCGGCAAGCACCGCGCCGCCAAGGAGCGCAAGAGCCTCGAACAGCTCAGCGTCAAGGACGGCCTGATCTTCGGCCTCTGCCAGGCCATGGCCCTCATCCCCGGCGTCTCCCGCTCCGGCGCCACCATCAGCGGTGGCCTCCTCATGGGCTACAAGCGCGAGGCCGCGGCCCGGTACTCCTTCCTCCTCGCCATCCCGGCCGTGATCGCTTCGGGCGGCTACGAGCTCAAGGACGCGATGGAGGGCGGCCACGTCACCTGGGGGCCGACGATCTTCGCCACCGTCATCGCCTTCTTCGTCGGCTACGCGGTCATCGCGTGGTTCATGAAGTTCATCTCCACCAAGAGCTTCATGCCGTTCGTCTGGTACCGCATCGCGCTCGGCATCGTCATCATTGTGCTGGTCAGCATGGGTGTGCTGAGCCCTCACGCGGCCGAATCTTCGGGGTGA